The sequence gtttttaattttctagaaattttgcaaacatgaaggatataagttgaaaatataatctaatggtggatttgttcaaattcacctccaattaaaagatattaagtaaggttgtcgCCATAAGTTACAAgtttacaaccaattttatagttaaattttgttcttattattattttattttgtagtgaTCCTTCAGTCCAATTTTTTTGgcattaattttggttttttgatttctttattaatggattttgaaaatttatcttGGATTTAAAAATCCAAGATAGAATGTCAAATGGCCACCACAAAACGCAATTGGTAGAATTATTTTGTgaccctttctctttttctattgAGAATTATATACTTTTGTGTTATTCTTGTGAATGCATCTAATTATAATGATacgatgaaaaataaaaatagaaaatagaacaAACAATCATATaaaacacacaaatatttaCATAGTTTGTTCAACTAATTGGGGGATCAAATAATAATTCTCCAAAATCTAATTTCCAATAATCTAACATTAAATCTGTTGCTGGACTTGACACCTTTGAATGTGGGGTTATGTCTTCTTTCTTAGGGTGTTTTCTTAGCCGGCAAACTACCAGATCTTTTATCtgcaacataaaaatataacaaagtcAAGGACGTTACCTTAATCCAAAGCCTAGATAATAGTCACAATCGAGAAAATAAtatagggaaaaagaaaaagtagatctatgtcaagaagaaaagaaaacaatatgtCAAGAGGGTAAGaaaaaacacatacataaaCCCTATAATCAAGAGGGATAACaaattaaattccaaaattttatgtaaaagaaaaaaaaaattaatccttATAAATTGCAAAGATTATGAATTAaaagatttcatataataataaattaaaccatTGATTTCATATACAAacttcatattttaatttgttacttatGATATTATAAGGTTTAATTTTTGAAACAGTAGGATCTATATCAaatacaatttagtaaaaaaataaaaaaaacaaaaaaatttaaaaaaccgaggctatatatatttggtaactacttttgtttattattttcaaaaaacttgtttttaagaaataaacaaaaagcaATTTTACTACGTTTGATTAGTTCAAAACAGCACAAAATTGAGTGAGCAATATTTCTTGAGCCTATTAACTAGGCCTAGGCGatgtaccaattttttttttttctatttctttcgAATCAGTAACACTTTAATAATAGTTAGAAGGTCAATACATGTGTGTAAATCATCTTATACCAATTCAATTGGTTCATGCATGCACATTCTGCCATAACAAAAAGCTGAACGTGAATTCGAAATATAACCAGCGAGCATGAGTTTTTGGTGGAGTGGTGGTGCGCATATAGGCTGATGGTTGGTTCAACAATGGCGGCGCTGATCGATAGGGAGTGGAGGAGGGAGAGTGTGGTGGGTTTGGCTGCACGTTTAAGAATTGTTGGTGTGCTTtgattttacttatttatttaactgttttcatgaatttctttgAATATTGAGATTTcgaaaatagtttttgttttctatatattttgagtTACCAAAACATAGTTTTTGTTTggaatatagaaaataatttttgaaaacagaaaattgaaaagaattttttttctttttttaccttaGCTTGCGACAGAAGAGATTTGTCCAAGGAAAGTTCATGCAAGATCCAACGATTGTTGTCTTTAGATTCATCATTCTTATAATGAAAAGTCTTTTTGAATCCAATTCTTGTCCTCGTCACCGTTTCCAAAACATCCTTAGCGTATTTTCCCGAAGCATCGCCCTTCCAACAACCATTGCCAATGGTTCGCTTGATACGAGAGTCGGTAGAGGAGACCCTCTTCAACCTTGTGAAGAACAATAGCTCAAGCTCTTCCTGGCTTTCCTCCAGATTTGGCCCTCCAAATGCTTCCCAGATTTTCCAAGGTTCAGTGTTGGGTGCGTAGAGATCATGTTCTGGAATACGACCTTCCTCATGGGTTTGTGTTCCTATCACCTTTGGGTAAAGGTAGTAAAGCACCAACTCTTCGTCCGTGGGACAAAACCTATAACCCTCAGGGATCATCGTGGCCGCCATTGTTATTTCTCTTGAATATGATCGCAAAAGTTCTAGCAAAAACTCTAACATCAAAGTTGTATTTTGACTTGTCTGACTTGATGCATGTGTGCTTGGGATTATCTCTTCCTTTTTAGggcagggacggagccaggacttggagttagggggcGACTTTGCTGCTAGCTGTGTGCGGTGGCTCCAACCCTTAagtctatttttttactactaaggatttttgttaaaaaatttttaaatggccaagtagtttgttctgggtaaaatatattgattggacttaatttttttagttttattatattggtaatttttattgttaagctaatttttttgagtttttatattttgttttagatttaatctattaattttttatgtcctttaaaaggtgaaaaatgctaaaactacaaaatttttacaaattgctaatgtgataagtggttattgatatataaaaagttatacaAGTGtacgaactaataagaatttgttaccttaatagtttgtataaacattgtaaaaacgtttttggctataagattactctcaaaagaattaatggcattattaggggggcaaagtgtaattttattgaacaaaattgttaaacttagtacctattaatataataatatttttataaaaaaaattaggggggccattgccccccctaGTCCAATAACAGCTCCGCCCATGTTTTAGGGTGTTTTCGCAGTCGACAAACTACCATGTCTCCTATCTACAACATAAGAATGTAACAATGTCAAGAACGTAACCCTAGATAATAGCCACAACCAAGAAAATaatattggaaaaaagaaaaataagattatGTCAAGTAGGAAAGAAAACGGTATGTCAAGAAGGTAaggaaaaatacatataaatccTAATCAGGAGGataacaaattaaattctaaaatttcataaaagaaaaaatttagattgcaaagattataaattaaaatatttcaaataataataaattagacCATCAGATTCATACGCAAACTTCATATTTTAATGTTACTTTTGATATTATAATGTTTAATTCCTGAAACAATAGGAtctaaatagtttaaaaaaaaaactgaggcTATATTAGTTGGGTTACTACTATTGCCTTTTGTTTTCGAAAATTTGCTTTaaggataaaaagaaaagcGATTTTTATTGAAGTTTCAAAGTTAAAAACATGTTTGAACTGATTTGAGCATTTCATGAGCCTATTAACTAAGAGATTAAcctaactttttctttctttctttctattcagTATTAGTAACACTAAGAAGAGACCTCACTTTAAATTGTCACTTTAGTTTATTTCCTAAAATTAATAACACTATTGAAAAATCTCACTTTAAATTGTCGTCCTagaattaattataaattttcaaattttcaagttcTCCTATTATAAGTTTTCAAGTTTTTAATCTCTTCAATATTAATTACACTATGAAAAAAGCTCACTTTAAATTGTCGTCTtagaattataaattttcaagttttcaagTTCTCATATCATAAGTTTTCAAGTTTTCAATCTCTTTCAATATTAATAACACTATGAAAAAAACCCCACTTTAAATTGTCatcttaaaattataaattttcaagttttcaaattctctaaaaagaaagaaaggagagaaTGTTTACCTTAGCATGTCGTAGAAAAGACTCGTCCAAGGAAAGCTCATGCAAAATCCAACGATTGCTTTCTTTAGAATCATCATTCTTATAATGAAAAGTCTTTTTGAATCCTATTCTTTTCATCGTTTTACTCTTTGTTTCCAAAACATTCTTAGCGGACTTTCCCGAAGCATCGCCTTTCCAACAGCCTCCGCCTATGGTTTGCTTGATGCGAGAGCCGTTGGAGGAGACCCTCTTCAACCTTGTGAAGAACAAGAGCTCGAGCTCTTCCTGGTTTTCTTCAAGATTTTGCCCTCCAAACTGTTTCCAAATTTTCGAAGGTTCAGTGTTGGGTGCGTAAAGACCCTGTTCTGGAATATCGTGTTTTGGAACAAGATCATGGGTTTGTGTTCCTGTTACTTTTGGGTAAAGGTAAGACCTCACCAACTCTTCGTCTGTGGGACGAAATCTAAAACCCACAGGGAACATTGCAGCCATTGTTGTTAGCTTTCTTGGTTTCTGATGCAAAACTCTGCTCTAGTGTGTAGAACTGTTGGTATAGAAAGTGTGCGTATAGtacgtatatatatattctcaaggtcggttaccaaaagaaaatcggtaaagtctttttttcttttttttaaagaaagaaaatcaataaaGTCGGTTAAGGCAATAACAGTTTGATTTGCTAAAGTGTTTTATCtctaacattatttttaattataagatAGAACTCCTACCTTAGCAAGGAGTAACACACATACAGTCGGCCCTTTGTGTCCCAAACAATTTATAAAAGGTGTGATTTAACAATTTAGAAGGTTTCTAACAATTTAGaaagataattaattttttaaaataaaaaaatataggtgAATTTTGCACTTTCTTACACCTTTTAGAAGTCTTCCAAAATATTGAACTAACAGAAATTCCATCCAATTTAAACCTTAAACTGCTtcatgactaaaaaaaaaaaaattatcaagtgTGTCtaataactatttttatttttaaaaattcaaaataaatgttAATAAGAACTCAATTAACACTTTTACATCTCATAAAACAAGAAGAACGATTTTTagaccaaaatatatataatatagaaagttaagtaaataatattcaaatattaatgtagggacattgggcccagtaatttatgaagggtggcccaagaatatcttttgggctaaaagtccaatccgaggacatcaagtgATCTAAGGGTGTGCGAAagtacctcataaagaaaatactaggtaaaaAAACGATAGTGTCTGAAtaaatatgtccgaggaagacTGTGTCCTCGGATAATGAAGCCGAGGTAATAGAAGGGAAGGTTTAATATCCCAAGGTTATGTTATAGAAATTCATATGGTTTTGGGAAGAcacggtatacgtggaggataatagaaagggcggtggaatatctaagataaagctgctaccaccgcccctgcattaaagactctgcacctaatATGCTGACTgtattaatggagaaatgggacctgagtatgaggtttggaacttggccCCTGTCTCCAGAAGACTTTAGGAAAAATGGATGGAACAAGTATCTAAGCCAGCattataaccatgaggtggaagatgagaagggGTGAacgaggaagtataaataagaaaagGGACCTTCGGAAGAGGGGGAGGCTTTCttgggagagaaaagaaagaatagtatatgataaatcTGACTGTCCACAATTATAATTGATCTTGagaagcaatattataaactatcatcggattgtgtccgaggaggaattttcattcatattcttatAAATAACTCCctatttgtgccattgggcccaaagcccatttttctttgttgtttaaaccacctttagaatctagatttcaagcccactctctacaaatttattgtaaaaaggcctttcaatCCCTTTCCCTTCCGATTGTGAGCCAGgagctcgaattgtgtccttacaattaaTAATACAGTAAAATTTATTGTCTTAAGTCCATAATATTTGGGAAAGGTTTTGCTACATACTTATATGTAGCAATTGCTGAATACATGATTAATTATGTGGTAGCAAAAAGAAAGTGGCAAGTCTAAGTGTACACTTGATCATGTACATTGCACATGACCTTTGGACACGTGTTGCTTTCTCTTTGCAACCACCTAATCTATTATGCAGCAATTGCCACATACAAGTATGTAGCAAAACCTTTCCCAAAATGTATTGATGAGTGTGAACAAACAGGAGCCACTACTAGCATACATGTCTCCTGGTGTTTTCttatcaattttatgttttcaaataatTGATGGTGTTGGTTTGCATTTATATAacatcaattatttatttgggtAGTGATTATCACTTACTTGCTAATATCACAGACTCACTATACACATGACCACGTAgattgaaattgtattttttaaaaactcgatttcAATTAAAATGGAGAAATTGCGTTTTCAGTACATTATTTTGGTAGAGTTTGGATAGCGTTTAGTAGCAAGCGTTGCGTGTCTGCGTTTCCTTgggtgggtcccgtgcactgttcacgggacccacaaacctctttttccagtaaataatataacttttaaacTGGGTCCcatgacactattcacacatttaaaaattattttgttacagtgttttcagttttcagcaataagcggtattcaTACAGACCCTTTACcatttcacaattttaactaaaatgaAAACAGGATTTCAAAGGAAATATGCAATAGTAATTGTGTAACTTTATTTtccctatttattttttatttcagctACTGTGGTGGGGGGTAGACAATTTAAGAGGAGAAAATCGATTAAACAAAGAAGTAATCccatataatatatgattagaGCTGGATGAATTTGCAATGTCCCGAGAGGGTAATGTGGAAGCTATAGATTAAAGAGGTTTGACATTGCAACtgcatatcaattttttttttgggatggttaacattttaattttggttttttgttttctttaattgtTGATTTTGGACTCTTTGTCTTGGAAGTAAACACTCACTAATCATCACAAATTGTAATTGtaaagtcacaatttgcacccgaACTCAACAGTATGAAGGAAACagacccaaaaagcccaatacaatgaaatttatagagagtgagcTTAAAACCTAGgttctatggatgttggataacaaaaatgatgggctagatcCTCAATTTACATGCAACGAACTGTTTATGTAACATAAATTTTCCTCGAACATATGCTGAGGATGGTTTGTattgctttttcttcttctaaagatagattacaattgagggtggtgtgtacagtgtttctctctttcttctctgacCCCCTTCCTTGAATGCCTTtcatttccttttatatcatcctccttcttccctccatcttccacgtatagATCAGATCATCGAACTAGatccttgtcccatccaccgctctcttgaagtctttaaacaatagctgtaaggctgatccccactgttcagatgtcattttctcattaatgcggccagagtggttagtgcagagtctttaatgcggtgatagcagctttctctaagatatttctcattcgttcTTTCTCTCTGTGCTCTTGTGGAACATATTGTCACCCACAAGACCTTCTAGAATATCATTTCTATCACCATGGTGTATCCTCTGATCTTCATGTTACTTAGCCGAGGAGTTGCCCCTCCTTGGACTATTTCTATCAGCCTCTTTGGCAACAGTTTGATTGTGGGCTTTTAAGTTCGGTATTGTTACTACCACTAAACCTTCCTCAAACAAGTTAATACCCTTGGATCAGACCCAAGGCCCAAAAACGTGCCTGGACCTTTTgtcctcacaatagcccctcaaaacttcattttttttcttccatctGAGGAgaaaattgaggttttgacccCACATGCCAACCTTCGCACATTTCTTAAACTGCTACACGTGAGAACGTCATTTCCTTCTTTAAAAACCGTTTCTGACGCCTTGAAGTCCACAATGCCCCTATTAATTGCTCTAAGTGACGCATTGTCACCCACGTCCAATGGTGAGATGTAAATCTAACGGTCTGGATTCTTCCTTTGAATTTTGAGCGGGATAACTACCATTCGGTTTCGCCTCTCATATAAAACGCCTGGGAAGTTACAATTTTTCCATTTACTCCGGAAATCGACCAGCTCTAAAGAGTTCCTCATCTTTTCTACTCCTAAGAAGTTCTTGAAGAGTCATCTACTCCTTCCCTCGTAAGTTTTCATGCTTTTAAGTTCTTTTTCTCCTTGGCTATAGTCCTCGGCCATTAATTGTAcctcattttctttctaaaCCTTCACCTTTACTccaaccaaatgggtagattcaaatgTTTAGTAGATATTAACGCCGATATGGAGGGTTTCCGaaccaaataccacattcctcAGAAAGTGGGTTTGAGGTACTGCCCTCCAGAAGCCATAGCTGAAGATAGGGAAGAAGGAGAAGTTATCATTCCCATAATCCCATTTTTAGAGGGTGGAGTGACACTTCCCATGAAGAACGTAGCCAGTGAATATTTGTGTAATCATAgattatgcccagaccaatgtACACCTAACATGTTTAGAATCTTAGGTTGTATCAACGCTCTTAATGAGCAAATGAGTTTGAATCTCACATGGCACAATGTTGTCTATATGTATGAGTGTCATAAACTTAAAGACATAgggtattacctcaagtctCGGTCTAATATCATTAGACTCATATCGtgtcttcccaaatctaacaaaggcatgaaggacgactacttaaTCGCTTCCGGGAAGTGGTACGATGGTCCTTATTGTCTAGTCAAAGAAGGAAAACCAGGTGTGATTCCATAGGATTTAGGTCCCTTGGCTTGGAGTTTAGTTCTTCTAATCTTATCATTTAGATTCACATTGCATTTTACTTTTTCCTTGTTTCACATctgtaataaagaaaaagacatattttgctaggttagacAAATGTAAAAGTTCTAATGTAGACACTGAAGTTTCTAAATCTATGTCTAAACCTACTATTAGATAGCAAaagaaatctgtttttgtgtctacctgtcacctttgtggtgttgttggtcatattagaccaaattgttctttgttgaggcaaaaaccaaaatctgagacCAGATTTGCTGTTAGGAATACTGCTGTTTCTAAATTTGTTACTATTTGTCACTTTTGGGGTGTCTTTAGTCACATTCatcctaattgtcataaattgaaatttaaacattctgtatttcaatctaggatatgtgatgagATTTCTCTTGCCATAAGTCTATACAAATTGtttcatattcttttgaaaaag comes from Castanea sativa cultivar Marrone di Chiusa Pesio chromosome 3, ASM4071231v1 and encodes:
- the LOC142629223 gene encoding NAC domain-containing protein JA2-like, which translates into the protein MAAMFPVGFRFRPTDEELVRSYLYPKVTGTQTHDLVPKHDIPEQGLYAPNTEPSKIWKQFGGQNLEENQEELELLFFTRLKRVSSNGSRIKQTIGGGCWKGDASGKSAKNVLETKSKTMKRIGFKKTFHYKNDDSKESNRWILHELSLDESFLRHAKIGDMVVCRLRKHPKTWAELLLD
- the LOC142629222 gene encoding NAC domain-containing protein 54-like; translation: MAATMIPEGYRFCPTDEELVLYYLYPKVIGTQTHEEGRIPEHDLYAPNTEPWKIWEAFGGPNLEESQEELELLFFTRLKRVSSTDSRIKRTIGNGCWKGDASGKYAKDVLETVTRTRIGFKKTFHYKNDESKDNNRWILHELSLDKSLLSQAKIKDLVVCRLRKHPKKEDITPHSKVSSPATDLMLDYWKLDFGELLFDPPIS